The segment TGTTTCAGAAATAGCCTTTTGAATCTTTCCTTTTCGGTCTTGTCTTCTGTCTCCAGCATATTCCGGTAATTATCCAGGGGGAACTTGGAGTCTATGCAGATATACCCGGCCGTTGACTTGATATGGGCGTCCGGGGTCTTGCCATCCAGGATCCTTTCCCTGATACCGCACATATCCGGCGGTAGCTGGTCGGCAAGTATTGTCTCCAGGGAGAGCTCGCCGAATGACGCCCTTTCCGTGGGTACCCGCAGCATTTGCTCGAAGGAGCGGTAGCTATCCCTGATATCCCTGGCGTGGGTCTCGACGGCTCCAATCGTCCGGTCAAGTCCCAGTTTGGTCCAGGAACCGGATAACGCCGTTTCAATGTCCTTCGGCTGGACTCCTTTACTGCGGATGACCAGGAAAATCAGTACCACCAGGAGGATAATGCCGGCTATCAGCAGGGCTTCAATCATCTGCGTATTTTCTGCCTCTATCCTTTTGCTGCCGGGCGGGTTAGCGCCTGGCCGGTGTGCGCTGCTTCACCGGGCGGTTCTTTACCGTATCGTATACTTCCTGCGCTTGCAGCGGAGTCGCTTTCTGATGAACGATGGTGCGTATCGCTTTAATCATCGCTACCGGGAAGGCATTCTGCCAGATATTTCTGCCCAGATTGACTCCTATCGCTCCCTTTTGCATACCGTCATGGATAAACTCGAATACCTCCATCTCGGTATCAACCCGGGGGCCTCCGGCCATAATCACCGGGACGGGGCAGCCCCGGGATACCCGGTCAAAATCTTCACACCAGTAGGTTTTTACCACCCTGGCTCCCAGCTCGGCGGCGATGCGACAGCACAGGGCCAGGTAACGGGCGTCCCGTTTCTCCAGTTCCCTGCCTACTGCCGTCACCGCCATTACCGGTATGCCGTACCGCTCACCCCTGTTGACCAGCTTTGCCAGGTTCAGTAACGATTGCTTTTCATAGTCAGTGCCGATAAATACGGAAATGCCCAACGCGGCCACGTTGAGGCGGATAGCTTCCTCGATGGAGGTGGTGATGCCTTCATCGGCCAGGTCTTTCCCTACCATGCTGGCGCCGCCGGATACCCTCAAAATGACCGGCCTGGTATTATCCGGGTCTACAGATGAGCGCAGTACCCCACGGGTAATGAATAGGGCATCAGCATAAGGTAAGAGTGGTTCAATGGTTTTGCGTGGTTCTTCCAGATTCCGGGTGGGACCCTGAAAGTAGCCATGGTCTACCGGCAGGAATAGCGCGTGTCCGTCTTTCTGGATAAGCTGCGCCATGCGGTTTGCCATTCCCCAGTCCATATATTAGTTCTCCTTCCTGAGTTTGTCGCTTAATCGGCGTAGTAGTGGTACCAGCCCGATTCGTTGCCCTATTATACTACAAGACGCGGACTAATTTGTATTCGTTATTGTTCGGAGTCGTCAGTGCCGGTCTCTGGCGGGGCTTTTTTCTTACGGGAGACGAGTTTTGCCAGCCAGATACTCATCTCATAGAGCACAATCAGCGGCAGGGCGACCAGGCTCTGGTTTATCGGGTCGATGGTAGGAGTAATCATCGCAGCCGCGACAAAGGCAAGTATAATGGCAGCTCTTCTTTTATCCGCCAGCCACTTCGGCGTGACAATACCGAGCCTGGCCAGGAGGGTCGTCAGCACCGGTAACTCGAAAACAAGACCAACCGCCAGCATCAACCGGGTAACAACGGCGATGTAGTTGCCTATCTTTATCTGGGGGGTAGCAATATCTCCGCCGAAGCTAACCAGGAATTCGACCATGCGTGGTATCAAGACATAGTAGCTGAAGGCAACTCCGGCGGCAAACATCAGGGTCATCCAGGGAAGTATCAGGTAAACGTACCTTTTTTCTTTGGGAGTGAGCGCCGGAGAGATGAACATTATCAACTGGTAGGTCAGAAAGGGCATGGCCAGTATTATGCCGCTGACCAGGCAGACCCTCATGATGGTGCCGAGCATTTCCGTCATTTCGATGAAGATGAATTCAACATCTGGAGCACGGGAAGTCAGAATGTCGAATATCTGCTGGTAAAACATGAAGGAGAGACTTGTCGT is part of the Dehalococcoidales bacterium genome and harbors:
- the rmuC gene encoding DNA recombination protein RmuC, producing MIEALLIAGIILLVVLIFLVIRSKGVQPKDIETALSGSWTKLGLDRTIGAVETHARDIRDSYRSFEQMLRVPTERASFGELSLETILADQLPPDMCGIRERILDGKTPDAHIKSTAGYICIDSKFPLDNYRNMLETEDKTEKERFKRLFLKQDLQNHLNKISNDYVCPQKGSAEFAFAYIPSEAVYYFLVNDNEAFALLRDYTKKGVQVVSPLTFSHKIELIRAGVHARKLSEDAEKVRKQLITISERFSEIDEKWRVFYGSHLRNMENKAGELDEAYKKLREEFDRIEKMSED
- the lsrF gene encoding 3-hydroxy-5-phosphonooxypentane-2,4-dione thiolase, which encodes MDWGMANRMAQLIQKDGHALFLPVDHGYFQGPTRNLEEPRKTIEPLLPYADALFITRGVLRSSVDPDNTRPVILRVSGGASMVGKDLADEGITTSIEEAIRLNVAALGISVFIGTDYEKQSLLNLAKLVNRGERYGIPVMAVTAVGRELEKRDARYLALCCRIAAELGARVVKTYWCEDFDRVSRGCPVPVIMAGGPRVDTEMEVFEFIHDGMQKGAIGVNLGRNIWQNAFPVAMIKAIRTIVHQKATPLQAQEVYDTVKNRPVKQRTPARR
- the tatC gene encoding twin-arginine translocase subunit TatC — protein: MSEAANKQTIIGHLEELRNRLIKSVIALVITTSLSFMFYQQIFDILTSRAPDVEFIFIEMTEMLGTIMRVCLVSGIILAMPFLTYQLIMFISPALTPKEKRYVYLILPWMTLMFAAGVAFSYYVLIPRMVEFLVSFGGDIATPQIKIGNYIAVVTRLMLAVGLVFELPVLTTLLARLGIVTPKWLADKRRAAIILAFVAAAMITPTIDPINQSLVALPLIVLYEMSIWLAKLVSRKKKAPPETGTDDSEQ